In Chelonoidis abingdonii isolate Lonesome George chromosome 9, CheloAbing_2.0, whole genome shotgun sequence, the genomic window cagGGTTAGTGTGCAATAGCTATTCTGCAATAGCTCTTCTGGGCTATTTTTCCATGTAGACTGTCCCTAAACGGTTGATAAATACCTTGACATTTTGAATGTAAAATGCCAGAGCCCAGTAAGTCATGGTTTTTCTGTTGGAGAGACTCCTggaaattgtaattttttttcaggcAATTTTGTAGAAGACTCACCAGTTTCCTGAAAGAATTTAAACGATCATGTTACGCAATCCTTGACACTGGACACAGAAATAGGTTTTTGTTGGAGTGTACACTTCTATTCCTCCCTAGCCTGGAACATTTACAGAGTTACAGAGAAAAACAATGAGGCCAGGTCAACAATTAACATATATGTTggtcggggtgtgaaaaatccacacacatgaCGGATGTAggtatgccaacctaacccccactatAGATGCAACTAGGTAAACAGAAGAATGTTTCCACTGAACTAGCTACtgtcattcagggaggtggtgttcctgcTCTGATGGAAAAACCACTCTTGTTGGTGTAGGCTGTGttacactggcatagctataGTGATGTAGCGATGCTAGTAAAgtttccctagtgtagacacacccttagttAGACTTCACATCATTACAGATTTAAAGGCACTAGTAAATAAAGCCAGAATTTTGACTCACTTTTAAAAAGACATAAGCCAGCATACAGTATTCTCTGGGatctaaattcctttaaaaaacaaaaacaaaaacaaaaaaatccagctaCATTATTACTAACCACATTAAAAATAGTTCTTATAATAAGACCTACAACACACAAAGTTAACAAATACTGTTCCCAGAGCTGGGCATATTCCTCCAGCCATTGTTCAGGAAGCCAGTGTAAAcccaaggaaagaaaataaaaagcaggcTGGTGAATTAACAATCTGACAGATAGAATGCAACAAAATAGGCTGGGTCATTTTTAAGCTTAGGAGAAGGCATCACGACAGTGGTGAGTCAAAAGAattagacatttttgaaaacaggataaagagattgacagtggcctttttttaaactgaagtggAATTTACTAATAATGTGCAGGACTGTTCAGTCCTCATTGgcacttagacctggtctacactatgagtttaggtcgaatttagcagcgttaaatcgaattaaccctgcacctgtccatacaacgaagccctttacttctACATagagggctcttaaaatcgatttctgtagtcctccccgatgaggggagtagcgctgaaatcgacattgccatttcaaattagggttagtgtggccgcaattcgatggtattggcctccaggagctatcccacagtgcaccattgtgaccgctctggacagcaatctgaattggatgcactggccagataaaCAGGACAAGCCcggcaaacttttgaatttcatttcctgtttgcccagcatgaggagcacaggtgaccatgcagaactcatcagcacaggtaaccatgcagtctgagaatcgaaaaagagctccagcatggactgtacgggaggtactggatctgatcgctatatggggagaggattccgtgctagcagaactacattccaaaagatgaaatcccaaaacatttgaaaaaatctccaaggacatgatggagagaggccacaatagggactcactacagtgccgcgtgaaagttaaggagctcagacaagcataccagaaaaccaaagaagcaaatgtaAGGTCTGGGTCAGAgccgcagacatgctgcttctacgctgagctgcatgcagttctaggggGAGCTGCCACCACAACCCCACCTCTAACCGTGGATTCTGAGgagggggtaatctcagccatgcctgaggattctgcagacagGGAAcatgagcaggaggaggagggcgacgagcttgcagagagcacacagcactctgttctccccaacagccaggatctttttcttaGCCTGAATgaagtaccctcccaaccctcccaaggcagtatcccagaccatgaagccatggaagggacctctggtgagtgtacctttgtaaatataaaacatggtttaaaagcaagcattttttaatgattaatttgccctgaggacttgggatgcattcacagccagtacagaATCCTCCAgcggacatctccatgaagctctcctggagtaTTCAAAAGCCTTTGGCAGAAGTtctggcagggcagccttatttctgATTCTTCCAGGATAGACACTGATAACGGCATGCTGTAGCAAGTATCTGGtacattgcataacaaagcatagcagcgtatggtcccagtgtttgccagcattcaagcaacatccattctttatctcgctgtgttatcctcaggagagtgatatcgttcatggtaacctggttgaaatatgggaatttaattaaggggacagaggtgtccgttcctactgggctgtttgcctgtggctgaaaagaaatccttcccttcAGTTAGCCaagtggggtgggagtggggcattggcgctgagctttttgcATCTGGCTAGCatggatcttccctgataccagccacgtggtggtgggagggataaagcaatcatcccagagaattggatagGGGGGTAAGTTTGGTTTCCTCTGCTGCATGTTAGCAGGAAAaccgcagcactcaacgggctttgcttggtatgtgggaaaggagggtgctgctttTATGagggctgcagaagccgaaagacaatggcttaccgtggccgcatgcaagccgaattctgttgcctggacctgcgtctgtgatctctaacaccaaaaccgcaggcactcaatattaagatgaaAAATGCGACTTTGTGTCGAAATCATGTGATATGTAATGTGAAAGAGTACacgcattgttctgtaaaatatatttttttaaatagttctctcccttttttccctccctcctgcagttgcaaatttttcaagcctctctcctctgtcccgaaggctatctcagatgaGGCAGCGAAAAAAATGAATGCGAGacaaaatgttctctgaaatcatggaatcgacctgcaatgaaagagctcatctgaatgagtggaaggacatggtatcaaagtacaggaaagatgccagtgaacatgaggacaggagggaccaacgtgaggaaaggagagatgcttgagatgagaggtggtgacaggaagatcagaggaggctggggctgctgtgtgagcaaacggacatgctcaggcgtctcgtggagcttcaggaatggcagcaggatcacagagtgccgctgcagcccttgTGTAACCgtcctcccccctcaccatgttccatagcctcctcatccagatgtgtaagaacacggtggggggggggctccGTGCACCCTTCCACTCCACCCcggtggacagcccaagcaaaaggctgtcattattttcaacttttttagtggccttttccttccctcctattctccttccaaaccccacccaggctaccttgtcagttgtctccctctttttataatcaattaataaagaatacatgatttttaaacgatagtgactttatttccttttaaagcaagctgtgatcgaagggggggggggaaggtgggtgGCTCACagagaatgagtcaatcaagggggcaggttttcatcaaggagaaacaaacagaactttcacaccctagcctggccagtcatgaaactggttttcaaagcttctctgatgtgcactgcttcctggtgtgcttttctaattgctctggtgtctggctgtgtgtaatcagcagccaggtgatttgcctcaacctgcCACCcaaccataaaggtctcccccttactctcacagagattgtggagcacacagcaagcagcaataacaatggatatattggtttggctgaggtctgactGAGTCAGTAACGTGTGCCAGTgaccctttaaatgtccaaatgcacattctaccaccattctgcacttgctcagcctgtagttgaacaactcctgactactgtacAGGCTgcttgtgtatggcttcatgagccatggcatcaaggggtaggctgggtcccccaggataactacaggcatttcaacatccccaactattttctggtctgagaagtaaATCCTTTGCTGCAGCCACttaaacagattagtgttcctgaagacgccaGCGCATGAACCCTttccggccatcccacattgatgttggtgaaatgtcccttgtgatccaccagtgcttgcagcacaattgaaaagtaccccttgtggtttatgtactggctgccctggtgctccagtgccaagatagggatatgggttccatctatcgccccacgacagttagggaatcccattgcagcaaagccatccactatgacctgcacatttcccagagtcactacctttggtagcagcagcttagtgattgctttggctacttgcatcacagcagcccccacagtagatttacccactccaaattgattcccgactgaccggtagctgtctggcattgcaagcttccagagggcaatcaccactcgcttctcaacggtgaaggctgctctcatcttggtattctggcgcttcaggacaggggaaagcaagtcacaaagttccatgaaagcgCCCTTACGCAtccgaaagttttgcagccactgggaatcatcccagacctgcaacactatgcggtcccaccagtctttgcttgtttcttgggcccagaatcagcgttccacagctataacctgccccattaacagcatgatctccaaagtgctggggcccacagtttgagagaattctgggTCCATGTACTCATCACTCTTGTTGCCGCGCTGCCATagctcctcctcacctggtttttcagttcctggttcagcatagactgcacaataatgtgcaaggtatttacaatgttcatgactgctgtcttgagttgagtgggctccatgcttgctgtggtatggcgtctgcacaagTAACCCAGaaaaagaggcacagaacagttgtctgccattgctttcatggaggaaaggggaggatgtacccagaaccaccagtgacaatgttttttccccatcaggcattgggatctcaacctagaattccaatgggcgggggagactgcgggaactatgggatagctatgagatagctacccacagtgcaacgttttggaagttgacgctagcctcaggtcatggacgcacaccgctgaattaatgtgcttagtgtggctgcatgcactcgactttatacaatcggttgccaaaaatcgaattctgtaaaTTCGCagtaatcccatagtgtagacataccctttcaGTTGAGCAAAATTATGAACATGGAATGAGATCAGGGCTGTGTGACATTAAGCACATAAAAATTAAGTACTTTTTAGACTCTATTTATAGaattatgttttttattttccattgtcCATAATCCCTACTAAGaaacttaaaagtaaaataactgtctttaaaaaggggaacaaggaaGACctgaggaattatagaccagttagcCTAGCTTCAataatacctggaaagatactggaacaatttattgAACAATCAGTTGGTAAGCACCTAGCGGATAACAGCGTTATGAGGAATAGCAAACAGgaatttgtcaagagcaaatcacgccaaaccaatctaatttccttctttgacagggttactggcctagtggatgggggcagCAGTAGGCATGATATATCTTGGCTTTAGttaggcttttgacacagtcccacatgacattctcatacaCAAACTTAGGGAAATGTGTTCTAGATGacattactataaggtgagtgcacgaCTGGTTAAAAGCCTGTActaaaagagtagttatcaatggtgcactgtcaaactggggggatgtatctagtggggttaTGAAGGGGTCTGTCTTGGGTCTGGTATTTTTCAACAGGCCTGGGGGCTGGCACAGGGACCAGCCTGCCTATGAGATGCTCTGCTAAGGAGAATGAGCCAAGTCAGATCCACCTGTGAATAGTTAATTACcttgggggctgggaggcagttAATTAGCTAAATGAACACCTGGGTCTTACAAAAGGGCTGAGAGAGATTACTCTGACAACTGGAGCCATAGGGAGTAGATAGGCTCCTGTGGAAGGCCTTGAGCCAGTGCTAACTGTGGGAAGGGTAGTCTGGGGAAAACAGTCTGGCACCAATGCTCTAGGCTAGAGTGGAGAAAGACGCTCTCAAGGGTACCCCAGAAGTGGGCTGGCAGAAGGGCCCAGAGTGGGGGCTGAAGAGAAGCCCCAAGGGCAGAAGAACCTTGTTTCTTGGGACTTTTTAGTTTGGATTTCTTGGTTTGTGACATGGGTGAAGGGTTAAGATGCTTATCCAGAACTGAAGGGTGTGTGGAGAGCTGAGGAAACCCTCCTCAGGGAAAGGAACTGAGGTAGGGATTGTCAGCCACACCATGCTCAGTCAGCAGGGATTGCTACAGGGCAGCCATGCCCTGCAACATCAACCTTTTTATTAATgagttggataatggagtggagagtatacttataaaattaGTGGGTTACTCCTAACTGGGAGGGCTTGCTActactttgaattctaatcctattctccaaaatgactttgacaaactggagaatttgACTTTTTAGACTATCTTTCTCTGGAAAGCTGCCACACTATCTGTCTATCTACCACGTTCagtgggcctggttttcagagatggtGAGCactctcaattcccattgactcagGGTTCCGGGCACCCAGCagttctggaaatcaggccccgtGTGTTTATATCATGCCAACTGCTGAGGCATTTTGCATTGGATTCATCATTAGTACGTTGCTTGGTGTTTTCAAGGCATCTCTCTGCCATTTCCGTGTTTGTTTCATAATGATGGTGATGTAGCAtttagagtctaacaaatttaaTTGTGCATATTTGCTGTtacggactaacatggctactacccTGAAACCTGTCAGAGTATTATTTCCTGAGAATGCTTTCCAGGTGCTTGGAGCTGTTTAGTAGGCATTTTGCAGCAGTCAGTCAGACTATTAGGTTTCTCATGTGAATCCCATTGAATGCGTTGTCTGTTTGGGTTTTTCATTACACAGTGCTGTTAATTTTACTCCTGACAGAGCTTCTGGCAGTCATACTGAGGAAGTGGATTGTTAGCCACAAAGAGAATTTGCAGAGTCCATCTCAATTAACTTCACTGCCTGCCTTGGGGGTACTTTTTTGCTCTCTGGTTTTACTTGGGATTTAGTTTTGCTTTGTGCAACTTCTATTTTTGTTGGGCTTAAAAAATAGTGTCTTGTTAAATACTTTGTCTAtacaaactacggcctgtgggccacatccggtccatgggaccatcctgtccggcccttgagctcctggctggggaggctaggcCCTGGcttctcccctgctgtcccccctgccccgcagcctcagctcaccatgccaccagtgctctgggcagcagggctgccccGGTGTTctagctgccagtcctggtggcatggtaagggagtggggagcagggggttagaTAAAAGGCGGGGTgttgtggggggcagtcaggggacagggagcagggggcagctggataggtgtgggagtcctgaggggcctgtcagggggtgggtgtgtggataagggtcggggcagtcagagaacagggagtggggtgggggttggatagggggtgaggtcccaggggagcagtcaggggtgggggggtcctgggatggggcggtcaggggacaaggagcagggtgggttggatgggttaggaattctgaggggggcagtcaggggcaagaagtgggagggggcagattgtTTGGGGAAGCaaagccttccctacccagccctccatacagtttcagaacccaatgtggcccttaggccaagAAGTTTGCCCATCCCAATATAAATCAAAGATTTCAGCCAGTGGGGCCAAGGCTCCAATTCAGTAAAGCTCTTAAGCACATCTTTATTTTAAGCATATCCTGTTGTCCAATTGACTTAAAcatgttcttaagtgctttcttTGCTGAATAAGAATAggcttaagcatatgcttaactttaagcactttcataagtgctttcctgaatcagggcctaagtggGTTAATTCACTAGCCTTCCATGTCTGAGGGCCTATGTTCAAATTCTGATCTGATTACAAGTGTAATAAGTAGAGCTGTTTTGAGAAATAGCATTTttcccatggattttttttttacttttttaaataaaaagccaaAAACTTTAGGCTCAAAACCCTACATTTTGTCCAAAACCTCTTGGTTTAAAACTGAACACTTTTGCTTGTAAATAGCACTGCAccacctcatgggagttgtagttcagctgTATTGTGCCCTCATTTCCAttatgggctgggctccctggctgaACTACCTCTCCCCTAATGCACCATGGTCTCACTTCTCGCTGAGCCACTGTGGTACGTTATGGGAGTCCCTGGCCATAATgcttcatgggaaatgtagtctgacTGGGGAACATTGTTCATAGAAGAGAATAGGAAATGAGaaacccaaactacaactcccatgaggcacttcAGCAACACTTcccaatctaattttttttttctgccaacaGCTGAAAACTTTGGGAGGGTTGAGGAGTTTAGTTTTTTAATAAgtcaatttttttcctggaaacCAAATGCTTTTCACACTCAAAATTCATTTAGtcaaaaaaacccaattttccaagggaaaaaaaatttaacCAGCCATAATAAGTTCATGGTAGCCTCAAGATTTGTCTTCCTACATAATTGAAATAATTTAGTATTATTGGTAGTTCCTGTGCAAAAGAGATGAAAAGTGAGGATAGCAGTGGGCATTGTAGCTTAGGAGCCAACTGCCTTGATGGAACTGTATAGAGGGTCCAGAACTAGTTAGTGAAGGATTCAGAAGCATAGGCAGAACAAATTGAGTGCCAGGACTAGAGTAAGCTGAGATGGGGCATGGGTGAGGATGACATTGAACTGATAGAGGTGCTTGGTCCCGTTTTCTGCTGATATTAAAGACAAAAGCAGATCCTCTTTTGTGTACTAATCACCACTAGCAGCAGAAGTTGCTATGAATTAAATTGTCACTTCATGCATTACTCGtggtttagttttaaaataaaacccagttGACTGTATACACCTAAGAATTTCTGTGCATGGTGTGTGACAGAGCAGGGTGACCTCTTCATATagtgctttaaaaagaaagcatgtGATCTTCCTAGGGACTATGTATGTGGTATTACCATAAGTACCTACTATATACctttaaataggaaaacaaggCTTCAGAGAATAGATCCTGGGACTTTATCAAAATCAGAAGGACATCACGAGAGTGGGCATCATGAGTCCAATAACATCCCACCCTATGAGAGCTGCTAACGCCAAAGGAATTCTCAGTGACACTGGATCCTGCTGTGAAGAAGCATGACCAGCTCTGAAAAGGAGGTATTGCCTGGCATGGCATAAAACTGATTCCATATACAGGCAATATAAAACAGTAGTCTGCCCCTTTAAGAGCCATATTGCCCAGGGCTAGCCAGCCCTGTTTGACTATCAGGCCCTAGTTTTCCTGCAACAGAACAGGTGCtccccagctgggcctgattagGCAGGCACAATATGTGGAATAAGAAATGAATGAAGAAGGAAATTAGGGTGAGAGGGAGTCCCAAGCTAGAGAGGTCAAAATCAGAGAGTATGAGAAGTCTAGATCAttcagtcagcagcagcagcaggagtgatGGGGTGGTTTACCTGCTGACTTCTCCAAGCCAGAGAGATCAGTAGAGGGCTGGAGAAGGCTGAGGgccaggggagcagtgaggggttTGCCTGCTGCCTGGTCAAGCCAGAGAATAGACAACACTGAGAATGTGTTGGACCCACACTGGAGAAGAAAGGACTGGAGAGTTCCTGCTGGGAAGAGGAGGGATGCATTCCAGCTAGACAGTGCTGGAGGTAGAGGCTGGGGGAGCTGGTGTACACTGTCTAGGACAGAATAAGAGCCCTGGGACTGGCAGAGGGTGCTGGAGCTGAATATGTGCTGTGTTGGTGGGCTGCATTTTGGGGCTCTGGCGACTGTTTAAATGCTTTTTATGTTAATAACCTAGCCCCATGCTGGGGTGGTATTGGCCACCGGAAAGCCTCTTGTGGAATTCCCTGATAAGGGACCACTGAGACCGGATCCCTACAAATAACGGTGTCTGCCAATGGTGTGGCATTGCAGCATGTTCAAGGACAAAGAAAAACTGTAACAGGCAAGGAATTTTCTGATTCATGACACTTGTTAGGCATGATCTACTAGAATCCATTCACACCTTCACCACCTGTAAGCCAAGTGGCTACCCCAGCCCACAGGAAACAGGTATGATCTGGAACATGAAATATTCTGTGTTTATAAGGTGCTCTGAATTGAAGAAGCACACAGGTCCTCAATGGCACCCAGTGGTTATTTGGCATAACTGTACCAGAGATCATACTTTGTTTGACACAGCAAGCTCAGtcttcaactgcctgaaaggcaaggagggcagctccaggcaccagcacaccaagtgtgtgcctgggggggcggtcaggttgcttttggcagcatttctgcgggaggtccactggtcctgcggtttcggcggcaattcgCTGAAGGCGCGGggccagcggacctcccacaggcatgccatcAAATCCGTGTTACTGGTGGACCTcacacaggcatgccaccaaaagctgcttgactgccgtgcttggggcagcaaaatacatagagctacCTCTGTTGAAAGGCAGGACAAAAATAGCTTTTATGCCACTTTCCTGCCATGTCCTCTGAACCTAGGATTGGCCAGGTGTTGATTCAGCCGCCACTGCAACATAGAGCAGCCTCAAAGTTGCTCTAAATGGTGCTGGGGTGTGATGGCtccagggactgctgggatgacTGGGAATCACTGTAGTGCAGCATGCCCCAGCTATGtccatttgttgttgttgttttttatttctgtagctCTTAGTAGCCTTAGTGATGGGGTAGGACCCCACTGTGGTTGGAGCTATATGCACCCACTCTTGTCCTGGCACACCACTGTGCTGAGGTGCAAAGCAGGAATGGGTGGCATAGAGTTCAGCTGCCCATtgaggtgtgtgagagagaaatattgACTGCATTGTTCCCCTTTCCCTTCACCCCCTCAGTGGAAAGCCCTCTGCAGGGGTCAGGCATTGTGTGTTTGGAAGGGGTGAGCATGGCTCTTCTCTGTAGCATTGtttcccacacccctcctttGGGCCACACCTATGTAGGGCAATGCTGAACCACTCAGCATTGTCATGCACAATGAGGATAGCTGCACACAGTCCTATCCCTGTCCCATGGAGGCTTTTGAAAGGAAAGCTTTGGGAGCCATGCTGCCATGGAGGCCAGAGGGGAAAGGAGCAATCCAGTCTTCCATGTGGAAGGCCTCAGCTTCTGCAGATCACCCAGGAATCAGGATCTCTGGGTTTTGGGTGCTGTGTCCACTTCCATTTCCACAGGAGGGgacccctttcctctctcccacccacaatTTGGTGGAAACACCACAAGTGCAAACTTGGTGTCCTGTACCCTATAGGGGTTCTTCCCGCATCGGGAGCGATTTGGCCTTGGTCTTCAGCATTGTGGCATTCTGGAGAGCATCGATCTTGTTTTATGTTATACTCTATAACATATACTCGCATGTATAGCGAGAGAACTTGCAGTAGTGTACACACTGCACTCTGTGTGAGGGCTTCTGGGGAGTTCTAAAGTTCAAGTGGCCATGAGAACAACCATTAGGAGCCAGAGACAAAagtgaagccctggaatgtgTACTAAAAGTCAACTGTGAAACTTTTCCATCTGTTTTCTCCACTTACTGTCTGTCCTAATGTGTTTTAGATAAATGTTTTGTCTAGCCACAAACTTCTGTCTCTGTCCTTCAGATAATTGAGACCTGAGAGCTTTTCATGCTCTTTTCTTGcagaaggagaaattaaaattatttctccCATCACTGTGCAGGACACATTACTATTCTTTGGTGAATGCCAAGAGCACACTCAGCGCTGCACAGtcatagtttaaggccagaagggaccattagattatctagttTGACtgcctgtgtatcacaggccagcACTCGTGCACTAAACTCAACTTCCACAATGAGACCAAAGTATCGCAGTCCACAGGAGATGAGACTGTTCTgcgccacaggcagagaataggagagacCAAGGTGGATCAATGCCAGAGGCCCCTGTAATGGCAGGGAAATTATTAGGTAAgaggaagacacagtccctgctcctTGGAGCTTATAAAAGAAGAAGCCTATACTGTcatatggaagtcaatggaagctttacTGTTGAATGCAGGAATGGTCTGACTGGATTAGATCATGgttcatctagttcagtatcttgcctctgacagtggccagaaccagatgctgcagaggaaggtccTTGGGATCCTCAGAAGGCAGTTATATACCTGCTCATCAGGGGCAgatctagcttttttgctgccccaagcacttcagtcaggcagcctttggcggcttgtcTGCAA contains:
- the LOC142047314 gene encoding LOW QUALITY PROTEIN: zinc finger protein with KRAB and SCAN domains 2-like (The sequence of the model RefSeq protein was modified relative to this genomic sequence to represent the inferred CDS: substituted 1 base at 1 genomic stop codon) — encoded protein: MQNSSAQVTMQSENRKRAPAWTVREVLDLIAIWGEDSVLAELHSKRXNPKTFEKISKDMMERGHNRDSLQCRVKVKELRQAYQKTKEANVRSGSEPQTCCFYAELHAVLGGAATTTPPLTVDSEEGVISAMPEDSADREHEQEEEGDELAESTQHSVLPNSQDLFLSLNEVPSQPSQGSIPDHEAMEGTSVANFSSLSPLSRRLSQMRQRKK